In Aspergillus flavus chromosome 3, complete sequence, one genomic interval encodes:
- a CDS encoding putative diphthamide biosynthesis protein (diphthamide biosynthesis protein 1): MEETTANGSPVNSTLRQPKKRFVGRRTADAQAQKEQSSSQNDVESTSIQKAAPRRTPRTLNQVPPEILEDPEIQAAIDLLPKNYSFEIPKTIHRIRSSGAKRIALQFPEGLLIFATTISDIITQFCPGTETLIMGDVTYGACCIDDYTARALGCDLLVHYAHSCLIPVDVTQIKTLYIFVDISIDTSHLIATLERNFQPGKTIATVGTIQFNATLHGLKPVLERAGYKVIIPQITPLSKGEILGCTSPQLSSEEIDLLLYLGDGRFHLESAMIHNPSIPAYRYDPYSRILSRETYVHDEMHTLRRDAINTAKSAKKWGLILGSLGRQGNPNTMAMIENHLNERGIPFVNLLLSEIFPGKLASMSDVECWVQIACPRLSIDWGYAFPRPLLTPYEALIALGVRESWDTANKGVYPMDFYAKEGLGRTKPSQAIPGTA; encoded by the exons ATGGAGGAAACAACGGCAAACGGATCGCCAGTCAATAGCACTTTGCGACAGCCTAAAAAAAGATTTGTCGGAAGACGCACAGCGGACGCCCAGGCGCAGAAGGAACAATCGTCGAGCCAAAATGATGTCGAGTCGACAAGTATCCAGAAAG CTGCTCCCAGGAGAACACCTCGAACCCTGAATCAAGTCCCCCCGGAAATCCTTGAAGACCCCGAAATCCAAGCCGCAATCGACCTTTTGCCCAAGAACTACTCATTCGAAATCCCCAAGACAATCCACCGAATACGCTCATCCGGCGCAAAAAGAATAGCCTTACAGTTCCCAGAGGGTTTGCTAATTTTCGCAACCACCATCTCCGATATCATCACCCAGTTCTGCCCAGGAACAGAAACCCTCATCATGGGAGACGTCACATACGGCGCCTGCTGCATCGACGACTATACCGCGCGCGCCCTGGGTTGCGATCTCCTTGTCCACTACGCGCACAGCTGTCTCATCCCAGTAGACGTCACACAGATCAAAACTCTCTACATCTTCGTCGATATCAGCATCGACACCTCGCACCTGATCGCAACACTAGAGCGCAACTTCCAACCAGGCAAGACCATCGCAACCGTAGGAACCATCCAATTCAACGCCACACTCCACGGCCTAAAACCCGTCCTCGAGCGCGCAGGCTACAAAGTCATCATCCCACAAATCACCCCCTTATCTAAAGGCGAAATCCTAGGCTGCACATCCCCCCAGCTCTCCTCCGAAGAgatcgatctcctcctctaCCTCGGCGACGGCCGCTTCCACCTCGAATCCGCCATGATCCACAACCCCTCTATCCCCGCTTACCGCTACGACCCTTACTCGCGCATTCTCTCCCGTGAAACCTACGTGCACGATGAAATGCACACTCTCCGCCGCGACGCAATCAACACCGCCAAGTCCGCCAAAAAATGGGGTCTCATTCTCGGATCCCTCGGCCGACAAGGTAACCCCAATACCATGGCTATGATCGAGAACCACCTTAACGAGCGCGGTATTCCATTCGTCAACTTACTTCTCAGCGAGATCTTCCCGGGAAAGTTGGCGTCCATGTCGGACGTTGAATGCTGGGTGCAGATTGCTTGTCCGAGATTGAGTATCGACTGGGGTTATGCATTCCCGCGGCCACTGTTGACGCCGTATGAGGCGCTAATTGCTTTGGGAGTAAGAGAGAGCTGGGATACTGCCAATAAGGGTGTCTATCCGATGGATTTCTATGCTAAGGAAGGCCTTGGAAGGACGAAACCTAGCCAGGCGATACCTGGCACTGCCTGA
- a CDS encoding Bromodomain-containing protein, whose product MPPLSAYTPFESLLFFQSLAALDSRPTSFVSISDVLRNNPFIRQNGTFDAGRLAPEALEELYTTLMRDGETSADIISSLEPNGHHVESNGTNPKKRKITSPRPDGLVDKGMSHAAIIPDLVSHLYARYKELVTREIRNEEARYKEIKDEIERLQKEERETPKESVPTPVIQKPTPQAPEPKLEPEPEPMDVDAKEERPAQIQPKDANKPSIELVPGIDTKQYRVELQSKEEDIAKQPPVSTPHPAPVEEQRVPVQPVVPPQGRPVSTQVQSQLPPPRPSQQQPACRQLMPQTTPKPPQPQALNGKPAATPKQPPLAPRDTPVNQTPTNILAVQKPMPPSATPVPGIGSVPAPPATSSQAPQNTNAPAVSPAHQKPISTAKPAGKEGPPKTPATTAPRPPPQPSFQQWSLNPPPQTPRPASSQPIPEPSGQTTTGRPFPSHPPQPLPEPETKAAYQTPQPTTVPSTPQPISTVAQSPAPSGYGTGYETPAGAAQALLYSETRSARPRLTIATPGNLTPWKKTPRLSIPVSPRSPERPRREDVSPISEKAPSLMGSREATPEEPVPPPRKRGRNEGKGSGRGRESELAGAEVDGKGGLKPKVEKQTGKGRDRSATSSRSRGRSVLSRDEESESVYPGKIKHEMPSTPAGISEAAEPEPRPSSGRKGTAASEDRPGRGRPKRKRGASEALEAEALPPEINHISRIDPNQSTSYVLCARNFPRTGAPIMNDVTTHKHASIFTKPLTERDAPGYRDLIYRPQDLKSIKSSIHQGSKAVAAATEAANTPAADGESPAPNGGTPSKNAVLMLQKTEDVIPPKGIVNSAQLEKELIRMFTNAVMFNPLPQRGFGPAFPMTSDSGSRESTQVPELDEGGIINDTIEMFEDVEQAVTRWRAAERTADELASKSILSLRRGSASDLNTDSADEVKG is encoded by the coding sequence ATGCCTCCTCTGTCGGCCTACACTCCGTTTGAGTcgctccttttctttcagtCCCTCGCCGCCCTAGATAGCCGCCCCACCAGTTTCGTTTCCATCTCCGATGTACTGCGCAACAACCCGTTTATCCGTCAGAATGGTACCTTCGATGCGGGGCGGCTTGCCCCGGAGGCTCTCGAGGAATTGTATACGACCTTGATGCGGGATGGTGAAACTTCCGCTGAcatcatctcctccctcGAACCCAACGGCCATCATGTGGAAAGCAATGGTACTAATCCCAAGAAACGGAAGATTACAAGTCCGCGGCCGGATGGGTTGGTCGATAAGGGAATGAGCCATGCTGCGATCATACCGGACCTGGTTTCTCACCTGTATGCCCGATACAAAGAACTTGTTACCAGGGAAATCAGGAATGAGGAGGCGAGGTATAAAGAGATCAAAGATGAGATCGAACGACTACAGAAGGAGGAGCGCGAAACACCCAAAGAGTCTGTGCCTACGCCAGTTATCCAAAAACCTACGCCACAAGCGCCCGAACCGAAACTCGAGCCTGAACCAGAGCCGATGGATGTGGACGCCAAGGAGGAGAGGCCCGCTCAAATACAACCCAAGGATGCGAATAAGCCTTCTATAGAACTAGTGCCCGGAATTGATACCAAGCAATACCGAGTAGAACTTCAAAGCAAAGAGGAGGACATCGCGAAACAACCCCCGGTGTCAACGCCGCATCCAGCACCAGTGGAGGAGCAACGTGTTCCTGTCCAACCAGTTGTACCACCGCAGGGGAGACCGGTGTCCACGCAAGTCCAGTCGCAATTACCGCCGCCGCGACCATCGCAGCAACAGCCCGCATGTCGCCAGCTCATGCCCCAAACAACTCCCAAACCACCTCAACCACAGGCCCTCAATGGAAAGCCAGCCGCAACACCCAAACAACCTCCCCTGGCACCCCGGGATACTCCTGTCAACCAAACACCAACAAATATTCTTGCAGTACAGAAACCTATGCCCCCGTCCGCTACCCCAGTTCCGGGCATTGGCTCTGTACCCGCTCCGCCAGCAACTTCCTCGCAAGCCCCACAAAATACAAATGCCCCAGCTGTTTCTCCCGCCCATCAGAAACCAATCTCCACCGCCAAACCAGCTGGCAAAGAAGGTCCGCCAAAGACTCCAGCCACTACGGCTCCTCGGCCTCCACCTCAACCGAGTTTCCAGCAGTGGTCGTTGAACCCACCCCCTCAGACCCCACGACCCGCTTCTTCACAGCCGATTCCAGAGCCTTCTGGTCAGACCACTACAGGGAGACCCTTCCCCTCGCATCCGCCTCAACCATTACCGGAACCAGAAACAAAAGCGGCGTACCAGACGCCTCAACCAACAACCGTACCATCCACTCCGCAGCCTATTTCTACCGTGGCGCAATCGCCAGCGCCTAGCGGTTATGGCACTGGCTATGAGACGCCAGCTGGTGCTGCACAAGCTTTGTTGTACTCGGAGACCAGGAGTGCGCGTCCCCGTCTAACAATCGCCACTCCCGGCAATCTTACCCCTTGGAAGAAGACTCCTCGACTGAGTATACCAGTGTCTCCTCGTTCGCCAGAACGGCCGCGACGGGAGGATGTAAGTCCCATTAGCGAGAAGGCCCCTTCATTAATGGGGTCTCGCGAAGCGACGCCCGAAGAACCTGTGCCTCCACCTCGGAAGCGTGGACgaaatgaaggaaagggCTCTGGGCGAGGCAGGGAATCGGAACTGGCAGGGGCTGAGGTGGATGGCAAGGGAGGGCTGAAGCCGAAGGTAGAGAAGCAGACCGGCAAGGGCCGCGATAGAAGTGCAACTTCGTCTAGAAGTCGGGGGCGTTCTGTTTTGTCCCGCGATGAGGAGTCCGAATCTGTATACCCGGGAAAGATTAAGCATGAGATGCCCAGCACGCCAGCTGGAATCTCGGAGGCTGCTGAGCCCGAACCCCGTCCTTCTAGTGGCCGCAAAGGTACCGCTGCTTCAGAGGACCGCCCGGGTCGAGGCAGACCGAAACGTAAGCGCGGTGCCAGTGAAGCGTTGGAAGCAGAAGCTCTGCCTCCGGAGATCAACCACATCAGCCGCATTGACCCGAATCAATCGACATCTTATGTTCTCTGCGCTCGTAACTTCCCTAGAACGGGTGCTCCGATCATGAATGATGTGACTACTCATAAACACGCATCAATCTTCACCAAGCCGTTGACCGAACGCGATGCCCCGGGGTATCGAGATCTCATCTACCGACCACAGGATCTGAAGTCCATCAAATCATCCATTCATCAAGGCAGCAAAGCCGTGGCTGCTGCTACAGAAGCCGCAAACACGCCCGCCGCAGATGGTGAATCCCCGGCCCCGAATGGCGGAACACCATCGAAGAATGCAGTTCTCATGCTGCAGAAGACCGAGGACGTTATTCCTCCCAAAGGAATAGTCAACTCGGCACAGCTGGAGAAAGAATTGATCCGTATGTTCACCAATGCTGTCATGTTCAATCCCCTCCCTCAGCGCGGATTCGGACCCGCCTTTCCGATGACTAGCGACAGCGGGTCGAGAGAGAGCACCCAGGTTCCGGAGTTAGACGAAGGAGGTATCATCAACGACACGATAGAAATGTTTGAAGATGTTGAACAGGCAGTCACGCGATGGCGCGCGGCCGAACGAACTGCCGATGAACTGGCGAGCAAGAGCATTCTGTCGCTTCGCCGGGGAAGCGCAAGTGATCTTAACACGGATAGTGCCGACGAAGTTAAGGGATGA